Part of the Clarias gariepinus isolate MV-2021 ecotype Netherlands chromosome 25, CGAR_prim_01v2, whole genome shotgun sequence genome is shown below.
ACGTGGTGGATAAACTGAAGAGAACGTCGTTCCTCCAgcctgcttcttcttcttcttctcctccttcttctccgGTTAAAACCGAGCCGAGTCAGGCCGAGCCGGGGGACGTGCCGTGTGACGTGTGCACCGGAAACAGAAACCGAGCCGTCAGGTCGTGTCTGGTCTGCTTGGCGTCTTACTGCGTGGATCACCTGAAGCCGCACTACGAATCCGCTGCGTTCCAGAAGCACAGCCTCACAGCGCCGAGCTCCAGCCTGCAGGACCGCCTGTGTCCCCGCCATGACCGGCTGCTCGAGGTCTTCTGTCGGACAGAGCAGCGGTGCATCTGCTATCTGTGTTTAACCGACGAGCACAAGGGCCATGACACAGTCCTGGTCTCCATAGAGATGGCCGAGAAAAAGGTGACGCGTGCAAAAAAGCGCTCGTGCTCTGTTCTCGTGCATTCATTCTTTCATGTGTGGGAAGTAAATCATGTTTACTGCTAAAAGCAAACGCGAAAGAGTTTTAGTTGACAAATAATTACACtccacaataacaaaaacatacgtattaaatgaattaaagccCAGAAACGGGTTTTaacttttgttctctttttgttttgtttgttttttagcctGTGTGCTAAATCTTGACAGGTCTGTTTAAACCAATCACACGCTGCCACGTCATCAGTTTGActctttttgtttcatttactgGAATCTGGATCAAAAGGAGTCGACTCCACAAAACGATTCCTCTGTGTAAACTAAACAGGGCTGTATaagtcattaatttatttacattatatattatatgaacCGCAATGAGGTTTTAAGACTTTTATTGACTTATGTGAGACTCCCCAGGGAAAATATTGTCTTGTTAATATTAAAGAATCATTCTGTGTGCTCAAACCGCCAACATACAAGGTGGTGTCGAAGGGTTTTGAGATCCAGATCCAGTCGCTTTCACAGAAAGTCCTCCCTCAGAAGGCTTAGCAGTAGAATTCACTTTTAACGCTATGTCGAAAAGGATGATGAGCATGCACATGGTTGAGCCGTGGATCTGCGTCGCCTTTTTGTGCCCGTGGAGATGATGGGTCCGTCCACTGTGAAGACTTTTGCTTCGTCTCATGGTCGAACCCATACACCCGGTGGATGGCAGAGATACATGGTGCTCAGTAAATGTTTAACTAATGGTATAGGGAAAGGCCTAGTTCTAATAACTCATCTAATGTTTTTAAAGGTCTAAAATTGTGGCATTCGAGATATTTATAAACTCATGATACTTCTAAAATCACAATATTAATCGGTTTAGCACCTAGGTATCTTGATAATATTGTATGAGGTGATTGGTGATTCCTTACCCTGCTGCCTACTGTTATTGTACAGTCAGTGAGGACGTTGCCTACTGTTAGTCCCGATttgacataaaagttgatgatgGCGCTTCCTACCATTATTTTTTGCCAATGTCCACCTGTGACACCGCTGTTCTGTGACAGAATTACCTGTGCAAACACAAACAGggttttagttttctttttcttttatgaacAAATTTTCATGGTGTAAGGGGAATAAAACCTCTCAGAATATGTGGctacagaaaaataatcaacttcagaGTGGTAATGCTAATTCCGCTTTATCACACATCCCTGTTGTTGGTTATTGTCCTATAACAGCACACGccatgggaaaaaaacatttgctacCATTCCagtattatttacagtaatgtgtatTTACAGGACGCTCTGGCAGAAACACAAAGGAAATCCCAGCAGAGAATTGAGGAGCGAGAGAGGGAGTTGCAGGAGCTGAGGCGAGCCATGCAGTCTCTCACTGTGAGTCTAAGTATAAATCGTGTCATCTTCTTCATGAACTCTTTAATCATTCTCAGGGTTTATCTTTAAGTCATTAAAAGAGGCAGTTAGTAATTTTAGAGCCCTCTATAGCCggagaggattttttttctctctttcacaagGAAAACGAGCAGctgggagggggaaaaaatccaatAAATCAGCGAGTTTTATGCGAGTCCTAACGTTATTGTTTCTTGCGTGTTTCATCACTTCCAGCTCTCGGCGCAGGCGGCTCTGGAGGAGAGCGAGCGGATCTTCACGGAGCTGGTTTGCTCAATAGAGCGGCGACGGACGGAAGTGAAGGAGCTGATCTGCACGCAGGAGAGGATGGCCACGAGTCAAGCCGAGGAGCTTCTCCGGCAGCTGGAGCAGGAGATCACTGAGCTAAAGAAACGAGATGAGGAGTTAAGCCAGCTTGCCCAAACTGACAACCAGATCTCCTTCCTGCAGGTAACACTTTTGGGTCCAGCCTCATGTAAAGAGCTAGAAAGCAATGAACATTTGCGTgaacataaatatttttcttttgccgTCCTCTGTTTGCTGCTGTTGTTTAGAGCTACGGGTCAGTGTGTATCCAGCCTGTGTGTATGGACGTCCCCAGCATCACAGCGGACCCTGGTTTTGAATGTATGATGAGCGCAGTGTCTGAGTTCCAAGCCCTGCTCGATGACGTGTGCCAAGGTGGATTTGTCAATATTTCAGAAAAAGGTaagcagaaaagaaagaacatcACTTTGTGAAATGCATGTGTCAAAATTGTAATGCAGCTGTTAGatagttaactttttttttttaatatgtccATCCCATTTTAATGCTCTCTACTGTAGACAACAAGATCATGGCTTTCAACTGGAATGTTGTCAAGTTGCCAAAATTATCCAGTGTACAAATATGCTGCCTGTAGGATCACAGTACAACGTACAACACCGCTTGATTAGGACCATAATGGCTGAACATGCTTATGAAATTGCTGACTGCTCATTTCTTTCCTCTTGTTTCCAGCCAGTGAAGTTAGAATTATTCAGAATACCAAGTCAAAGCCTGATGCGGAGTCGAACACAGGTGAGAGTGCAAGAGTGAAGTCTTGCAGGAACTTTTTACATTGTCCTAAATCCCATTTGTATGCCGGTactatggaaataaatacatattatataaatatattgataTTCTTTACATTATGGCTGCAATGCATTACTGTAGGAGACCATCAAGACTGACTCAATATGGTCGTCTTATTATCAGTAAAGAGCGATATTACAGCCTGAGGGCTGTTTATTTTTaggcttttattatttataaatgttatcaAGTCAGTTTGCATTTGTGCCATTtatgcattgtgtgtgtttgtaagctTGCAGTCATGTTCTTTATGAATCCATTGCTTgctttttttgtagattttttttctaagaataTAGAGCCAGATTTTCCTTCAGAGAAATAAATAGTCTCAAAGAAAGCTGGGTGTATATTGTATGAAGCTAATCACATGAAGAATTGAGTCTGGAAAACTTGGAATGAGGACTCCTCCATCTTGGAGACTTGTAATGAGGGAGTCTTAGTTTTGGACACTAGAAACCAGGGAGTCTCAGTTTTGGACACTAGAAACCAGGGAGTCTCAGTTTTTGAGTCTAGGGATGAGGAGGGAGTCTCTGTCTTGGAGTCTCTGAACAAAAAGATTCCTCTGTTGGAGTCTTGAAACAAGAAGATCTCTGTGTTGGACTCTTGGGAACGAGGGAGTCTCGGCCTTGGACTCTTGGGAACGAGGGAGTCTCGGCCTTGGACTCTTGGGAACGAGGGAGTCTCGGCCTTGGACTCTCGGGAACGAGGGAGTCTCGGCCTTGGACTCTCGGGAACGAGGGAGTCTCGGCCTTGGACTCTCGGGAACGAGGGAGTCTCGGCCTTGGACTCTGAACCATGGGAGTCTGAACCAGAAACTTGGAAAAAGAGAATCTAAATCAGATTACTAAAAATTAGTTCAACAAAACCTGATAGTCATTAGAGAATGAATCAGTGAGTCAAAACGTTTATTTGCCAAGTGTAAATGTGCAATGAATTAAACAGCATGCACTGTTCTCACAATATTCACCAAGCACTGTGCAATCATTtaccttatatacagtaaatacatttgTGTACCTATCaatgtataaatatgtttttcataCTGTAGATCTTCAGACACCTTCAGTCTTTCAAGCTTTTGTTGGCCAAAGCGTTTTTAGTGCTGCAGTGCCATTTGGTGGTTTCACAATGTCCTCAGCAATTGGtaagtttgtgtttgtggtttaaattatacaaattaCACATTTAGGAAAAATGAGTTTCACCTTAATTCTTTACGATATTTCACTGTCCATTTCTCTGAGCAATTGCTTCTTCATTGATTTTCCCCACTCGCCGTAGGCAGCAGAACGGCTCCACGACTGAGACTTCATCAGCGGAGGAGGCGGCGGTAGCGCCGCATCTGTCCACACTAACACGTTAAgctatatttaaatgtaactgaCAATTATAACTTATATGTTTAAGGatgtttcttatttaaaaaaaaatcataaaaattagTAAGATAATTtactatatacaaataaaagtattaCAGACACCAGATTTATAagtgtttctatttaaaaacaaaatgtaaatagaGGAACAAAAAACAGGAAGCGAACAAGTTTTAAGAGAGCCTGTatcattctgtttaaaaaatgattgtAAAGTATTTATCTACAGTAGAAATGTGACTGTACGTGCTATGACTTAATTTGAATGATGTGCAGAAGTTAACAAATGTAATGCAAAACTAATCATAGCTTTATTGTTTGTGGTTTGATTACACCAAGTTGTATTTATGAAGCTTTGTGttaagtgctttaatgtttacaaattaatgtttttgttttttaaataaccgCAATGCCAAGTGCAAATTTTTcataacatgaaaaataaagtgTGTTTGCAAATGGCTTCGTGTTTGacatggtttgtttttttatgtacagtatgggcaatttatccaaaaaaaataataattttgattagtgttgttggattttttttttaaacaacagttagttccaaccaagtgatctgattggctgagagacATTCCACAAGTGCTGATATAgaacataacagcactgggactttTCTACTGCTTCACACGTGTTCTAATAATCATTAACCACTAAACAAGTGCTCTACTtgatgtgtggaacaagggattgtacatgggcactagctttctattttaCCATATTTGGCATTTAACTCCAGATCTAGAGGCTAGAAGCTTAAGTgttaatataaagagaaacttgtgAGATTTATATGGAAATCTACCACCTGATATTTTATTCTCCCTACTTTCCCAACTTAGTTCCAGTTAGAATttaaacctactgtatgttcacttccctgttaattacactgttgGTCACCAGCTCTGCCAGTCGCGGCCAGTTAGTTCCACCATTCGCAGAAAGAAGGATgtgtgttggtggagcaaaaaatattggttaaataaacaaacaaatctgcAAAGCtcttgtataaaagcaatatcctACTCTGCTGAATATCAACAAGggggtgtcctaatttttttactgtaggTAATGAAGTGCTCATAGTGCATGTGATCAAATTAAACACGAACCTAATCTGCAAAATTTGCCTTTCAGTCAGGTTTAAAAAATCAGATGGGTCTCtagtgtgtgtacaaacaagAACATGCTGTTTCTTGTCATTCGTCTATTGTTCTATTGGCTGAGGCTTAAataagccaattagattttcccccCAATATGATCTCGTACAGTATAAGAAGATCCCTTCCCCAAGTGCGTCACTGAATAGAGTCAAGCCAGTTTAAGGTACAAAAAAATGCGTTATTTAAGAATATTTCACCTGAAGCGTTAACATGGtagagctctgagacctgtttAAACCTGGTAAATAAATAGTacaatatgggacctttaagtgTAGTACACAAGGGTTAAGAAAACAGGAGGTTGTAGCAGGTAGAATTGTACTGTACGGTACTGTATCTGTGTATTGAGTTTCAGGAAAACAAGCTTTTGTTTGTGTCTATTGTGAAGGTTAAATAAACACTGGATTATTCCTTTAACCACCACGTGACTGACAAGTTCACCAACTTTActgtttttcttaatttaatatatttttaagtccTTTGAGTGAAATGAAGGTTGAGGGAAACTTACAGTACAATATGAATAATACGAAGCATAATCAGGGTTTGGATGTTTGCTGTTCCCTGAACATTTTCCTATCAGCTGTATGTAAAGCAATCTGTCCACCTGTTCCTGTTCCATGCCTGTAACACACAAAAGTGACCCTCCTAACTCTTCCGTCCTGGCTTCCGATTGGTTGCTGCGAGCCGTTTTGGGTGCAACCTGGATCGCCTTTCACCTGCGCGGCTCTTTCCACGCCCACTGTGTGCGGCCGTACATAAAAGCCTCGCTCTGCTTCGGCCTTATCTGTGGATAAACATGGCAGCCGCAGCTACTATCTCAGTGGACGAGGACCACTTCTGCTGCCCCGTGTGTTTGGAGGTGTTGAGGGATCCGGTGACGATACCCTGCGGCCATAGTTACTGCATGGAGTGTATTAAAGACTACTGGAGGAAAACCGAGCACAAAGCGGGATACACCTGCCCTCAGTGTCGGAGAGCCTTCAACCCTAAACCTGCCTTGGCCAGGAACACCGTGCTGGCAGGTCTGGTGGAAAAGCTCATGGAGAAGCTGAGTGACACCAGGATCCAGGAGGCTCCTGGTGCTGAAACGGTGCAGGTGGACTGCGATGCGTGTCAGGGGAGGAAGCGGAGAGCTGTGAAGTCATGCTTGAAGTGCTTGGGCTCGTACTGCGACTCTCACCTCAAACAGCACAAGAAGCACAAACTAACGGAAGTACAACCACAGCTGCACAAGAGAGTGTGTAACCGGCACGGTCGGCTCTTCGAGCTGTACTGTCGCACAGATCAGCAGCTCATCTGCCCTCTTTGCGTGACGGATGGACACGGAGGGCATCACACGGTGCCAGCTGTCGAGGAGAGGACTGAAAAGCAGGTGAGATTGAAACCTTGCAGGGATTTTACACACTTTTATTGTCGTGTACAAATGCTAATATTTGGCAGTTTTTTCGAAGGTTTCATTGTTGTAGAGTAATCAGAGTCATTTCCTCGTCATGCACGAATGAGAAAGCAAACACTGTTTGCTGAGGGAGGAGACTGAAGGGCGGAGGTGAAACGTCCGTCGCACTGATTCTGAGAAATCTATGAAGCACAAACTTATATAACAATCAAACTAACAACAAATACAACAGAAGGCGGTTTAACGCAGGTCATTGTCTAGATGAGTTGAATACATCCCTTTGatttgattatatttatttatacttattatttcaaaacaataaacaaagatTTCAGCTTTAGTGCTCTAGTTCTGCTGTGTGAGCTGGCTGACCTTACACTCGTACTAATCATTAACTCCACACATCCTGCCTCAGGTGACCAAACACAATTAGCACTactgattatgatttttttattggtcaaGTGCAAACATACTTGGCATGCTTTAGATTCAAGAGtcgtgatttttatttttatttttatttttttcaacacacactcaaacacatttAAGGTTGTAATTTTGACTAAAGGCTGAActgaatttatttgaaaatgccccttaaatgttttaaaatagttatttaaatatacgttttatttaactatttattcaTGGTCACTTATTAAATCTGTCAGTCACCCATTAAACTGTGTGGGCGGATTGTAACGCTTGTCTAATCAAGTTGAGAGCTTTGAATTGCCAGTTACATACCAGCTAACTACATCTTAGAaactaaatattatattaataattattatagtaaatTAAAAGATAACTATGCTTATATGCTACAGTGTTATCACTTTTTATTAGCAGATTTGCCTTCCCTTCCTTCAAAGCAGGTGtatgagatagatagatagatagatagatagatagatagatagatagatagatagatagatagatagatagatagatcgatcgatcgatcgatcgtTTCAATGCCAAACATTGGTTTCAATGTTGCCAGCAGTTACAATCTTGGGCTgtaaaacatgtattgttctctgatgagtccaccttcacatctttcccacatctgggagagttacggtgtggaggAGCCCCAAAGAATTGCATACTGCCCAGACTgctgcatgcccagagtgaagcatgggggtggatcaatGATGGTTTGAGCTGCAATATCATGACATTTTCCAGGCCTAATACTTCCATCACTGCTAAGGCCTAccaaaccattctggaggaccatgtgcacccagtgGTGCAAACATTGTACCCTGAAGGCGGTTTTGTGTATCAGggtgataatgcaccaatacacacaacaAGACAGagtggtgacagagtggtttgatgaacatgaaagtgaagttgaacttCTCACATGGCCTGCACAgccaccagatctaaatattattgagccactttggggtgttttgaagaagcgagtcaggaaacgtttcccttcaccagcatcacgtagtgacctggccactattctgcaagaagaatggccactgtgcaggacttgtatctgtcattcccaagacaaaTTGATGCCGTATTGGCTGCAAAAGAAGGCTTCACACCATACTGATGAATTAACCTACGGTATATCTACTGTTTcacaagtacaggatttgtgttttCTTTGCCCGCCTCTGGTGGATAGTGGCACAAGCTTCCGAACAGGCAACCTGAGCTTGATTTCTGGAGAGTGCATGTGTGGAGCAAGTTTCTTAAGGAAATTGAAAGAGGAATGAAACTACACCATCATCTTCTGCTCTTATAGCTTACAAACATTACAGTGTTTAACGAAGCCAGTTGTTTGAAGGTTCTGTGGTTTGGGGCCCTGCCACCGCTGGGTTGGGCACTTATTTAGGGTCCTTAACACTATACCTATACAAAATAACTGCTCTTTTGGCAGTCATAAAACCCATGAGGAATAAGGAGGGCTAAAAACACGGCCTCATAAAAACCACCACTGCAGcacaagaggaagaaaaaagcaGCATAGGggaacaacaaataataataagagtagCGTTAGCTATCTGGCTAATGGTAGCTAGTGACTTTGGTCAACTGCTGAATTAAAGATTCTAGTTATTACATACCTGATGCTAGCTACTAGTTTTACATTAATTAACTACATTAAAACTATTAACTTGAGTATATGGGCATTAAACTCACCCACTGAGTTGATGGGGTGAGATGGGTGACTTTGACAGATGTAATTATTTCACGTTTCACTGAATTCATAActatattgaaataaaatgtcataatagaataaaatgtttaaatatcacTTTCAAATAGTTggcaatttaaaatgtaattatgtaatgAAATTTCATTAATtgctacaatgtttttttattattatttatgtgctATTCATACTCACTCTCAATGTGGAATCACATAccattacataaatattacatCTCTCCACGTTTGACTTGTAGGAACTTCTGATCACATTAAAACCATAACCTGAAAGTGATGTGAActgaaataaacatacatttaaaaaaataagagataAACCATGCAATTAAATGTGAGAAAAATAAAGTGGCATTGCTTTGCAACAGAAAATAAGCTTTTGTAGGAGTTTAAAAATCAAGTATGAAAATTTGATGTATAAAaagtatgaaaataaatgatttatgtaaaatattatgtgcaaaaatattaaatcatcGATCCTTCACTCGTGCCAAAAAAGCAGTTCTGTAGCAGGACAGACTAAAACACAGCTCGGTAGTTAAGGCACTGAAGTATGGTTTGGAAGGTTtcaggtttaaatcccatgaccaccaagttgacACTgatgggcccctgagcaaggcccttaaccccttaactgctcagatgtagaatgagataaaaaaataataagttgcCCTGAATGAAGCACGGACTGAAACATAGACAAGTACTTTGGGGGAACCGTAGACTTTGTCTTGAGAAGACAGTTTTTAAGACATCTTTAAAACTGAAGCTGCAGACTTTAGAAAGCAAACGTTCCTCAGCTGAATAagtaaaaaagtgtaaaatatcaAGTTATTCTAATTATTATGTGTCTTACTAAATATGATATTGATGTCTCTCCAAAATCAGAGGCAGTTTGAGGAAGCCTTGAAAAGATCGAAACAAAGGAGcaaggagaaagagaaggagctGAGGAACATCATGAAATACCTCAAGGTAAGCAGAGGGCAGTAACAGGAAGGtgtccaaattttattttattttattaattttaaaaacatggaATTGCGTTTCTTATATTCAATTGAATAAGGAATTAAATACTTGGGAGTATTATGTTAAAGGAAAATACTCAGTTGATcgttttccaataacagcacaacatatgaggggcgttcaaatcaaactaaGCTTTTAGCCCTAAGGGACTAagctttaagcacagtacagagATGAGACTCTtgggccttgttcacacgggcgttaaatcTTTGGATAAACGAAtgcgctctgaacgtcctagacgtttatgttgcgttttgtagtggcgcttgattgacttttttgtctctgtctaacgtcagcctgcagcccaaatcgtagtttgtgtgttaacctgtgggggcagtgtgtcgggaactggatatgaaagcccgccgctactgggttcactctctgactgcacaacgccggattaaagaaagtttt
Proteins encoded:
- the ftr67 gene encoding finTRIM family, member 67 is translated as MAQAGVFLEHDQFNCSICLDVLKDPVTVPCGHSYCKACIKGYWDQDDYLGVYGCPQCRQSFTPRPVLGRNTMLADVVDKLKRTSFLQPASSSSSPPSSPVKTEPSQAEPGDVPCDVCTGNRNRAVRSCLVCLASYCVDHLKPHYESAAFQKHSLTAPSSSLQDRLCPRHDRLLEVFCRTEQRCICYLCLTDEHKGHDTVLVSIEMAEKKDALAETQRKSQQRIEERERELQELRRAMQSLTLSAQAALEESERIFTELVCSIERRRTEVKELICTQERMATSQAEELLRQLEQEITELKKRDEELSQLAQTDNQISFLQSYGSVCIQPVCMDVPSITADPGFECMMSAVSEFQALLDDVCQGGFVNISEKASEVRIIQNTKSKPDAESNTDLQTPSVFQAFVGQSVFSAAVPFGGFTMSSAIGSRTAPRLRLHQRRRRR